One window from the genome of Mumia sp. ZJ1417 encodes:
- a CDS encoding YbaK/EbsC family protein has protein sequence MSPRLGTLDLVPALDRLDLLADPVAAARGTLGQAADEAWVCAIDPALADTAAFAEAYEVPLEASANCVVVLGRRAGEERAAACVVRADTRADVNGAIRRRLDVRKLSFAPTEWATETTGMEYGGITPVGAPKGWPVLVDERAAALEWALIGSGIRGSKLVLPGALLAALPSVEVAAYAL, from the coding sequence GTGAGCCCTCGCCTCGGAACCCTCGACCTCGTCCCCGCGCTCGATCGTCTGGACCTGCTGGCCGATCCCGTGGCGGCCGCTCGCGGCACGCTCGGGCAGGCCGCCGACGAGGCGTGGGTCTGTGCGATCGACCCCGCGCTCGCGGACACGGCAGCGTTCGCCGAGGCGTACGAGGTGCCGCTCGAGGCGTCCGCGAACTGCGTCGTCGTCCTCGGCAGGCGCGCCGGTGAGGAGCGTGCGGCCGCGTGCGTGGTCCGCGCCGACACGCGTGCCGACGTCAACGGCGCGATCCGCAGGCGGCTCGACGTACGCAAGCTGTCCTTCGCGCCGACGGAGTGGGCGACGGAGACGACGGGCATGGAGTACGGCGGGATCACGCCCGTCGGGGCACCGAAGGGTTGGCCGGTGCTCGTCGACGAACGGGCGGCCGCACTCGAGTGGGCGCTGATCGGGTCGGGCATCCGCGGGTCCAAGCTCGTGCTCCCCGGCGCGCTCCTCGCCGCACTCCCCTCCGTCGAGGTCGCCGCGTACGCGCTCTGA